One genomic window of Bradyrhizobium sp. B124 includes the following:
- a CDS encoding ABC transporter ATP-binding protein, which produces MKPLANVEGEQTAVHFDAVAKRFDDVVALNAVTLGVGRSEFVTLLGPSGCGKTTLLKLAAGFLGPDGGSISIEGKRVNDIPTYQRGIGMMFQNYALFPHMSVAENVAYGLKTRRVPRVERDKRVAEALALVKLKGMQNRKPRQLSGGQQQRVALARALVINPTVLLLDEPFSALDKSLRTSMQVELREIQRKLGLTTIFVTHDQGEALSMSDRVAVMSEGRIRQLGSPVDVYRSPADPFVAGFVGDNNRLRGQLVSVQAKQATVALGDALVNVSGESLSGLEKSAAVDLFVRPEQFSVVAPEEPCAIKGSVVAQIYQGGHVDLQIECAGERLLVRSPGEQAILRWPMGAPVGIAIQTDRCSAFPAA; this is translated from the coding sequence TTGAAGCCGTTGGCGAATGTTGAAGGGGAACAAACGGCGGTCCATTTCGACGCCGTGGCCAAGCGATTTGACGATGTCGTGGCCCTGAACGCCGTTACGCTTGGCGTTGGCCGTAGCGAGTTCGTGACGCTGCTTGGTCCATCAGGATGCGGCAAGACCACGCTGCTCAAGCTGGCCGCGGGCTTTCTGGGCCCGGACGGCGGTTCGATCTCGATCGAAGGCAAGCGCGTGAATGACATTCCAACCTACCAGCGTGGCATCGGCATGATGTTTCAGAACTACGCGCTGTTTCCGCACATGAGTGTGGCGGAAAACGTCGCCTACGGCCTGAAGACGCGGCGGGTCCCCAGGGTTGAGCGGGACAAGCGCGTCGCCGAAGCGCTCGCGCTGGTCAAGCTGAAGGGCATGCAGAACCGCAAGCCCCGGCAATTATCCGGCGGCCAGCAGCAGCGCGTTGCGCTTGCGCGCGCGCTCGTCATCAATCCGACCGTCTTGCTGCTCGATGAGCCGTTCTCGGCGCTGGACAAGAGCCTGCGGACCTCGATGCAGGTGGAGCTGCGGGAAATTCAGCGCAAGCTGGGTCTGACCACGATCTTCGTGACGCACGATCAAGGCGAGGCCTTGAGCATGTCCGATCGTGTGGCTGTCATGTCCGAAGGCCGTATCAGGCAACTCGGAAGCCCTGTTGACGTCTATCGCAGCCCGGCGGACCCGTTCGTGGCCGGCTTTGTCGGCGACAACAACAGGCTGCGTGGCCAGCTTGTGAGCGTGCAGGCCAAGCAAGCGACCGTCGCGCTTGGCGATGCGCTGGTGAATGTGTCGGGCGAGAGCCTGTCCGGGCTCGAGAAGTCCGCGGCGGTTGACCTGTTCGTCCGCCCCGAGCAGTTCAGTGTTGTGGCGCCCGAGGAGCCGTGCGCCATCAAGGGCAGCGTTGTTGCTCAGATCTACCAGGGTGGCCACGTCGACCTTCAGATCGAGTGCGCCGGGGAACGGCTGCTGGTGCGATCCCCGGGCGAGCAGGCCATTCTGCGCTGGCCAATGGGGGCGCCTGTCGGCATTGCCATTCAGACAGATCGGTGCTCGGCATTTCCGGCAGCCTGA
- a CDS encoding spore coat U domain-containing protein, protein MDDTEEVCPPTRKAACRAFDPYREIRIRDDGGPLLKRRMRQAARVGAVALFVAVASGYQTSAQAGTSTANLTVQITITASCTINAATLNFGSVAGTTLATTLQSGSTTVSVTCTNGSPYSIAMDNGANVSGSQRRMTNAGNFINYNLYTDSAHTNPWTTATSSTTCTTTNGCFLGTGNGSAQTVNIYGTVPATGTAPSTGTYTDTVVMTITY, encoded by the coding sequence TTGGACGATACCGAAGAAGTTTGCCCGCCGACCAGGAAAGCGGCCTGCAGGGCTTTCGATCCTTATCGAGAGATTCGCATCCGCGACGACGGTGGACCTTTGCTGAAGCGACGAATGCGGCAGGCTGCGCGAGTGGGAGCGGTCGCACTCTTCGTTGCCGTGGCATCCGGTTATCAAACGTCCGCCCAAGCCGGCACATCGACCGCAAATTTGACCGTTCAGATCACCATCACGGCGTCTTGCACAATCAACGCTGCGACGCTCAATTTCGGGAGCGTGGCAGGAACAACGCTCGCGACCACCTTGCAGTCGGGCAGCACAACCGTCTCGGTCACCTGCACCAATGGCAGCCCCTACTCCATCGCCATGGACAACGGAGCAAATGTGTCCGGCAGCCAGCGGCGGATGACGAATGCCGGTAATTTTATCAACTACAATCTCTATACTGATTCAGCTCATACCAACCCCTGGACCACGGCCACCAGCAGCACCACCTGCACGACCACGAACGGCTGCTTTCTCGGCACCGGTAACGGATCGGCGCAGACGGTCAACATTTACGGCACCGTTCCCGCTACCGGCACCGCACCGAGCACCGGCACCTACACGGACACGGTGGTCATGACCATCACCTATTGA
- a CDS encoding spore coat U domain-containing protein: MVIGSKRTLVFALLLQFAASFSAHAQSCSVTSASGNYGSVDILAGGAVDTTSTFTVTCSGCTLGCTVNACVQFNQGAPNSSSSVRSLGSGANTAIHELYSDSARTQVWGSWGYGTTAYGSGGVSINLSLPLLGGPAQQTLTVYGRFLANQQATIPGTYVWSTTSPVVAYAAYLLTSPNCSSNPGTTTNAGSSPWTATIAGNCIVSTTPLNFGNASLLTSNIDGVGTISVKCTNTTPYSIGLDNGLHASGSQRRMQASSSFINYNLYTDAARTSAWTSTTSATTCTSGANTCVLGTGTALNQNISVYGRVPPQTSPPPGAYADTIVVTVTF; this comes from the coding sequence GTGGTCATCGGCTCAAAGCGAACTTTGGTCTTCGCCTTGCTCCTGCAATTTGCGGCATCGTTTTCGGCCCACGCCCAAAGCTGCTCCGTTACCTCGGCGTCCGGCAACTACGGATCTGTCGACATCCTGGCGGGTGGCGCCGTCGATACGACCTCGACATTTACCGTAACATGCAGCGGCTGCACGCTCGGCTGCACGGTCAATGCGTGTGTGCAATTCAACCAAGGGGCGCCCAACAGCAGCAGCTCGGTTCGATCGCTGGGAAGTGGAGCGAATACAGCAATACACGAGCTCTACTCGGATTCCGCGCGCACGCAGGTCTGGGGATCCTGGGGATATGGTACCACCGCGTACGGCTCCGGTGGCGTCAGCATCAATCTCAGTCTTCCTCTTTTGGGCGGGCCCGCGCAACAAACTCTGACCGTCTATGGGCGCTTTCTCGCCAATCAGCAGGCAACGATACCCGGGACCTACGTCTGGAGTACGACATCTCCGGTCGTCGCCTACGCGGCCTATCTTCTTACAAGCCCAAATTGTTCGTCGAACCCGGGAACGACGACAAATGCGGGCTCCTCGCCCTGGACGGCGACAATCGCCGGAAACTGCATTGTTTCGACCACGCCACTCAACTTCGGTAACGCTTCGCTGTTGACGTCGAATATTGACGGCGTTGGAACGATTTCAGTGAAGTGCACCAATACGACCCCGTACTCGATCGGCCTCGACAACGGACTACATGCAAGCGGCAGCCAACGGCGCATGCAGGCAAGCTCCAGCTTCATAAATTACAATCTCTATACGGACGCGGCCCGGACCAGCGCCTGGACAAGTACGACATCCGCTACAACCTGCACGTCCGGTGCCAATACCTGCGTGCTTGGCACAGGAACAGCGTTGAATCAGAACATTTCAGTCTATGGGCGCGTTCCACCGCAAACCTCGCCCCCTCCGGGAGCCTACGCCGACACCATCGTCGTCACCGTGACCTTCTAG
- a CDS encoding ABC transporter substrate-binding protein translates to MTTTLRALCAAMTATLLHIHVAHAAMSDNVIRIGVLSDRSGAYADLGGEGSVVAAKMAAEEFGNAIGGVPVEIVSADHQNKPDIGLGIVRRWFDTEKVDAVADISNSGVGFAVTALAKERNKIVLNASASSDFTGKACTRTSFQWVYTSYTNGYGLARALTAQKLDSWFLITVDYSFGHAFATDMRRAVENGGGKVIALANAGADMTNSVKQAAEFGITRGQALVAPTVFLTDVDAMGLAAAQNLQFVTAYYWDRDAESRVWADKFFEKVGRMPTMTQAGVYSAVRHYLRAVQAANSDDGLAVAAKIRELPVADSFARGTIRTDGQFVHDMYLARVKTPAASSRRWDYYDIVATIPAEQAFRPLGEGGCELVSQ, encoded by the coding sequence ATGACAACCACTCTCAGGGCCCTATGCGCGGCGATGACCGCGACGCTGCTGCACATTCACGTCGCGCACGCCGCGATGTCCGACAATGTGATCCGCATCGGGGTCCTCAGCGACCGCTCCGGCGCCTATGCCGACCTCGGCGGCGAAGGCTCGGTCGTCGCGGCGAAGATGGCGGCGGAGGAGTTCGGCAACGCGATCGGCGGCGTGCCGGTCGAGATCGTCTCGGCCGATCACCAGAACAAGCCGGACATCGGACTTGGCATCGTCCGGCGCTGGTTCGACACGGAGAAAGTCGATGCCGTTGCCGACATTTCCAATTCGGGCGTGGGTTTCGCGGTGACCGCTCTCGCCAAGGAACGCAACAAGATCGTGCTGAACGCGTCGGCCTCCTCGGACTTCACCGGCAAGGCCTGTACCCGAACCTCGTTCCAGTGGGTCTACACGAGCTATACCAACGGCTACGGTCTCGCGCGGGCGCTCACGGCGCAGAAGCTCGACAGCTGGTTCCTGATCACGGTGGACTATTCGTTCGGTCACGCCTTCGCGACCGACATGCGTCGCGCGGTCGAGAACGGCGGCGGCAAGGTGATCGCGCTGGCCAACGCCGGCGCCGACATGACCAACTCGGTGAAGCAGGCGGCCGAGTTCGGCATCACCCGCGGGCAGGCATTGGTGGCACCGACCGTATTCCTTACCGACGTCGACGCGATGGGCCTTGCCGCCGCGCAGAACCTGCAGTTCGTCACTGCATACTACTGGGACCGCGATGCCGAGTCGCGGGTGTGGGCCGACAAGTTCTTCGAGAAGGTTGGGCGGATGCCGACCATGACCCAGGCCGGCGTCTATTCGGCCGTACGGCACTACTTGCGTGCGGTGCAGGCCGCAAATTCCGACGATGGCCTCGCTGTCGCAGCCAAGATACGCGAATTGCCGGTTGCCGATTCGTTTGCTCGCGGCACGATCCGCACCGACGGCCAGTTCGTGCACGACATGTACCTGGCGCGCGTCAAGACACCGGCGGCCTCGAGCCGACGATGGGACTACTACGACATCGTTGCCACGATTCCCGCCGAGCAAGCCTTCCGCCCGCTCGGCGAGGGTGGCTGCGAGTTGGTCTCGCAGTGA
- a CDS encoding iron-containing alcohol dehydrogenase, whose protein sequence is MALISYLTTIRFGFGEADALGDEIAALGIRRPMLVTDRGIVAAGLAERVTAPLGTAPVVFDATPPNPTERATLQALACYREAGCDGLVALGGGSPIDLAKAVALLATHAGPLARYTAIDGGVARITAAVAPLIAIPTTAGTGSEVGRAALITLEDGRKVGLISPHLIPARAICDPLLTLGLPPALTAATGMDALSHCVETYLSPRFNPPADAIALDGASRIVSDLKQAVTGGDDRDARAEVMMGALQGGLCFQKGLGAVHGLSHALGSLASPSLHHGTLNAVLMPAVMRYNGPAIAAKLPRLRLALGLPEDADIATFFDALNAELNLPRGLRAMGVPASVLDDMAEKAARDHSTATNPRPVDADGYRAIFQAAWE, encoded by the coding sequence ATGGCGCTGATCAGCTATCTCACCACCATTCGCTTCGGCTTCGGCGAGGCGGACGCGCTCGGCGATGAGATCGCGGCGCTCGGCATCCGTCGGCCGATGCTCGTCACCGACCGCGGCATTGTCGCGGCCGGCCTGGCGGAGCGCGTGACCGCTCCGCTCGGCACTGCGCCTGTCGTGTTCGACGCGACGCCGCCGAATCCGACCGAGCGTGCGACGCTGCAGGCGCTCGCGTGCTATCGCGAGGCCGGATGCGACGGCCTCGTCGCGCTCGGCGGCGGCTCGCCGATCGATCTTGCCAAGGCGGTGGCGCTGCTCGCCACCCATGCCGGCCCGCTGGCGCGATATACCGCAATCGATGGCGGTGTCGCGCGGATCACCGCCGCCGTCGCGCCGCTGATCGCGATTCCGACCACTGCCGGCACCGGTAGCGAGGTTGGTCGCGCGGCCCTCATCACGCTCGAGGACGGCCGCAAGGTTGGCCTGATCAGTCCGCATCTCATCCCGGCGCGGGCGATCTGCGATCCGCTGCTGACGCTCGGCCTCCCGCCGGCACTGACGGCCGCGACCGGCATGGACGCATTGTCGCATTGCGTCGAGACCTATCTGTCGCCGCGCTTCAATCCACCGGCGGATGCGATCGCCCTCGATGGCGCGTCGCGCATCGTCAGCGATCTCAAGCAGGCCGTGACGGGGGGCGATGACCGCGACGCCCGCGCCGAAGTGATGATGGGCGCGCTGCAGGGCGGCCTGTGCTTCCAGAAGGGCCTCGGCGCAGTGCACGGCTTGTCGCACGCGCTTGGCAGCCTCGCGTCGCCGAGCCTGCATCACGGCACACTCAATGCGGTGCTGATGCCTGCAGTGATGCGCTACAATGGTCCGGCGATCGCGGCCAAGCTGCCGCGGCTGAGGCTGGCGCTCGGTCTGCCCGAAGATGCCGACATTGCCACGTTCTTCGATGCGCTCAATGCCGAGCTCAATCTGCCGCGCGGCCTGCGCGCCATGGGTGTGCCGGCCTCGGTGCTGGACGACATGGCGGAGAAGGCGGCGAGGGATCATTCCACCGCCACTAATCCGCGTCCTGTCGATGCCGACGGCTACCGCGCCATTTTCCAGGCGGCCTGGGAGTGA
- a CDS encoding ABC transporter permease, with protein MIPRSTYQRVLGWAGLLTVLVIIAFLVLPAVVVTIAAFNDKPILSFPPQTWSWRWFGRALAYEDFRQGFFNGLIVTAWSSTIALCVGGMFAFVIDRYKFPLKSAIEGILISPLVIPHFTVGLGFLILAAQVGLSRGFAVVVICHVILVLPFVLRSVYVSLRNLDQSYEHAAASLGAGPLRVLTTVTLPLLLPGLVSGWLFAAILSFNEFTASLFVTSQRTQTLPVAMYNYVREFADPSMAALSVMYIVGTAALIAFANALLGLGKVLNIEQSH; from the coding sequence ATGATCCCGCGCTCGACCTATCAGAGAGTGCTCGGCTGGGCCGGATTGTTGACGGTGCTCGTCATCATCGCTTTTCTTGTGCTGCCGGCGGTAGTCGTGACGATCGCCGCGTTCAACGACAAGCCGATCCTGTCGTTTCCACCGCAGACCTGGTCGTGGCGATGGTTCGGTCGAGCCCTCGCCTACGAGGATTTCCGGCAAGGGTTCTTCAACGGCCTGATCGTCACCGCCTGGAGCTCGACGATCGCGCTCTGCGTTGGCGGCATGTTCGCGTTTGTCATCGACCGGTACAAGTTTCCGCTCAAGTCCGCCATCGAGGGAATCCTGATTTCGCCGCTGGTGATTCCGCACTTCACGGTAGGGCTCGGCTTTCTCATCCTCGCGGCGCAAGTCGGCCTGAGCCGCGGTTTTGCGGTCGTCGTGATCTGCCACGTTATCCTGGTGCTGCCGTTCGTGCTGCGCAGCGTGTATGTCTCGCTGAGGAATCTCGATCAGAGTTATGAACACGCTGCTGCGAGCCTCGGCGCCGGACCGCTTCGCGTCCTGACCACCGTCACGCTGCCGCTGCTGCTGCCCGGACTCGTCAGCGGCTGGCTGTTCGCGGCGATCCTCTCGTTCAACGAGTTCACGGCCTCGCTGTTCGTGACTTCGCAGCGTACCCAAACGCTTCCTGTCGCGATGTACAATTACGTGCGCGAGTTCGCTGACCCGTCGATGGCGGCATTGTCGGTCATGTATATCGTCGGTACCGCCGCCTTGATCGCCTTTGCCAATGCGCTCCTGGGCCTCGGCAAGGTCCTCAATATCGAGCAGTCTCACTAG
- a CDS encoding fimbria/pilus outer membrane usher protein has protein sequence MVLCVGRSRAGEAQTNLQLDVVINSMPARTIGSFVRFDDGRIGGTVEELESLGLQPGPPHRPGEIIALDDIPTLKYRYEERTQRIFIAVDEAGRKPQLFDAGGASGNRPKARADLGAVLNYDLLSSTSNAATPRLIGLGYTSLLLDARAFSPYGTAEQSAIVRTGPQQPAQATRLNSSFQYSDQDQMIGYVAGDTINGGLAWSRPIRIGGLQAQRDFALRPDLITAPLATIGGSAAVPSTVDVYVNNIKTFSQDVASGPFSVNNVPLISGAGTTQLVVRDSAGHEIQTSAPFYATSSLLAPGLSSWSVEGGVPRLSYGSSSDVYVGSPVGSATLRRGIYDGLTAEAHVEGGAGVINGGIGGIFRTGTIGVAAVALAGSGSGTNRGLQSYASYETRLFGVSISASSQHTFGTYDDLASATARLQNIAALNGGLQNLNGLFNYLPGSIASLSNSFAYVTGIYGSARAPVALDRITFSAPMPFDPRASLSASFVGLRDDSGHHSNIVTASYSRSLPYNASIFATVFHDFRAKRNTGMFAGLSIPFGDSASITTGVSSGRGGTTGSVDAVKSLGPEPGSYGWRVHDSEGSSRYREATASYRSSYGTIQAGASQAGSGSVGSLELRGSITTMGGGVFLSNWIDDSFAVVTTGVPDVEVLSENRRAGVTNSSGMLLIPTLRSYQKNKIAIDPTNLPVDDEAATTHDIVAPADRAGMLVRFDVRKETTAALVTFVGPDNRVLPAGAVGHMTGGVEFVVGYDGQAYIRGLSSMNEAEIEFADARCRATFAFTPRPGEQVRIPGVACR, from the coding sequence ATGGTCCTCTGTGTCGGGCGTTCGCGCGCGGGGGAGGCCCAGACAAATCTGCAACTCGATGTCGTGATCAATTCCATGCCCGCCCGAACAATCGGATCGTTCGTGCGGTTCGACGACGGTCGTATCGGCGGAACGGTAGAGGAACTCGAAAGCCTCGGCCTGCAACCGGGCCCGCCGCATCGACCGGGCGAGATCATCGCACTGGATGATATCCCGACCCTAAAGTATCGATATGAGGAGAGAACACAGCGGATATTCATTGCCGTCGACGAAGCCGGACGCAAGCCGCAGCTCTTTGACGCAGGCGGCGCCAGCGGGAACCGGCCAAAGGCGCGGGCCGATCTCGGCGCGGTGCTGAATTATGACCTGTTGAGTTCAACCAGCAACGCAGCTACCCCGAGATTGATCGGGCTCGGTTACACATCGCTTTTGCTGGATGCCCGGGCGTTTTCGCCTTACGGCACCGCCGAACAGTCGGCGATCGTCCGCACTGGTCCGCAGCAGCCTGCGCAGGCGACACGGCTGAATTCGTCTTTCCAGTACTCCGACCAGGACCAGATGATCGGCTACGTTGCTGGGGATACGATCAACGGTGGACTGGCCTGGTCGCGGCCGATCAGGATCGGTGGCCTTCAGGCTCAGCGGGATTTTGCCCTGCGGCCCGATCTCATTACCGCGCCGCTCGCGACCATCGGCGGTAGCGCGGCAGTGCCGTCAACTGTCGATGTCTATGTCAACAACATCAAGACATTTTCTCAGGACGTCGCGTCCGGCCCTTTCAGCGTAAACAACGTACCGCTGATTTCCGGCGCCGGCACGACGCAACTCGTGGTGCGGGATTCGGCAGGTCACGAAATCCAGACGTCGGCGCCGTTTTATGCGACCTCGAGCCTGCTTGCGCCGGGGCTGAGCAGCTGGTCGGTGGAGGGCGGAGTGCCGCGGCTGTCCTACGGCTCGAGCAGTGACGTCTATGTCGGCTCGCCGGTCGGGTCTGCAACCCTGCGACGAGGTATCTACGACGGCTTGACGGCAGAGGCGCACGTCGAAGGCGGAGCCGGCGTCATCAACGGTGGCATCGGTGGTATCTTCAGGACCGGGACGATCGGTGTCGCCGCCGTGGCCTTGGCTGGCAGCGGAAGCGGCACGAACCGCGGTCTGCAGAGCTACGCTTCCTATGAGACGAGGCTCTTCGGCGTGAGCATTTCGGCGAGCTCGCAGCACACGTTCGGCACCTATGACGACCTTGCCTCGGCGACCGCAAGATTGCAAAACATCGCGGCGTTGAACGGCGGCCTGCAAAATCTGAACGGTCTGTTCAATTACCTGCCCGGCAGTATCGCTTCATTGTCGAACTCGTTTGCCTATGTGACCGGCATCTATGGCAGCGCCCGTGCGCCGGTCGCGCTCGATCGCATCACTTTCAGCGCTCCGATGCCGTTCGACCCCCGGGCCAGCCTGAGTGCAAGCTTTGTCGGTCTGCGCGATGACTCAGGCCATCATTCCAATATCGTGACGGCCTCTTACTCGCGTTCGTTGCCCTACAATGCGTCGATATTCGCCACCGTCTTCCACGATTTCCGTGCCAAGAGGAATACCGGCATGTTTGCCGGTTTGAGCATCCCTTTTGGCGACTCTGCTTCGATCACGACCGGGGTCTCGAGCGGACGGGGCGGTACAACCGGTAGCGTTGATGCCGTCAAGTCGCTTGGGCCGGAGCCCGGCAGCTACGGCTGGCGCGTCCACGATTCCGAAGGCTCATCGAGGTACCGGGAGGCAACAGCTTCCTACAGGTCGAGCTACGGCACCATCCAGGCAGGCGCAAGCCAGGCGGGATCCGGCAGCGTGGGATCACTGGAATTGCGCGGTTCGATCACCACCATGGGAGGCGGTGTTTTCCTTTCGAACTGGATCGACGACAGTTTCGCGGTGGTCACGACTGGCGTGCCGGATGTCGAGGTCCTCAGCGAGAATCGCCGGGCCGGTGTCACCAATTCCAGCGGCATGCTGTTGATCCCGACGCTCCGGTCCTACCAGAAGAACAAGATTGCGATCGACCCGACGAACCTTCCGGTCGACGACGAAGCAGCAACGACGCATGACATCGTCGCTCCGGCCGATCGCGCCGGGATGCTCGTCAGATTTGACGTCCGCAAAGAGACGACGGCTGCGCTGGTTACCTTTGTCGGGCCTGACAATCGCGTTCTGCCGGCCGGGGCTGTCGGCCATATGACTGGTGGAGTAGAGTTTGTCGTAGGCTACGACGGACAGGCCTATATCAGGGGACTCTCGTCAATGAACGAAGCCGAAATCGAATTTGCCGACGCACGCTGCCGCGCCACGTTTGCGTTCACTCCGAGGCCCGGCGAACAGGTCCGGATTCCTGGGGTCGCGTGCCGATAA
- a CDS encoding XRE family transcriptional regulator produces MKTQDETLARLGARIRSLREERGMKLKDLADTTGLSDAFVSRLERGQVSSSVANLIQIAQALDIGVSELFAAPQDQSRSHVTLHRHGDDGEDQSIPSTGYRWRLFAGGMPNDDLEVFHLSFPRKNRMDLMVSHPGQEYCYVISGRIRFHVGAEVFDLAPGEGIFLNSELPHRADNISEDEARILMVVAKSPQKAEHFDWWRVPSAAAPPRSPKSKPQGD; encoded by the coding sequence ATGAAAACGCAGGACGAGACGCTGGCGAGGCTTGGAGCACGCATTCGCTCGCTGCGGGAAGAGCGTGGCATGAAGCTGAAGGATCTGGCCGACACCACCGGGCTGTCCGACGCCTTCGTGTCGCGCCTCGAGCGCGGGCAGGTGTCGAGCTCCGTTGCCAATCTGATCCAGATCGCGCAGGCGCTCGACATTGGCGTCAGCGAATTGTTCGCTGCGCCGCAGGACCAGTCGCGCAGCCACGTCACGCTGCATCGCCATGGCGACGATGGTGAAGACCAGAGCATCCCGAGCACCGGCTATCGCTGGCGATTGTTCGCGGGCGGCATGCCGAACGATGATCTGGAGGTGTTTCACCTCTCGTTCCCGCGCAAGAACCGGATGGACCTGATGGTGTCGCATCCGGGACAGGAATACTGCTACGTGATCAGCGGACGCATCCGCTTCCACGTCGGCGCCGAGGTGTTCGATCTCGCGCCCGGTGAAGGCATTTTCCTCAATTCCGAGCTGCCGCACCGCGCCGACAACATCAGCGAGGATGAAGCGCGCATCCTGATGGTGGTCGCGAAGTCGCCGCAGAAGGCCGAGCATTTCGACTGGTGGCGCGTGCCGAGCGCCGCCGCCCCGCCTCGATCACCCAAGAGCAAGCCCCAAGGAGACTGA
- a CDS encoding ABC transporter permease: MNQQPFLRIFTAPATLCAIGFLAAMVAVLQYSLRAYVPGSLDPGGFTLGNFADLLKPLYARVFLDTVVVCAMTAVVTLIVGYPLAYALVRVEQPILRSILLVIVVTPLFLGEVVRTYAWIIVLGNNGFINSLLMSLGLVGKPLQLMFTPFGVVVALVHVTLPVMVIMLAAGLSHIDRDYSRAAESLGAGPIRVFLTVTLPLSLPGVVAGTTTAFAWTFSAFATPQLIGGGRVNMISNLVYQPGFSSFNFPFAATLCVAGLALTALVLGLLQLASRPLQKIEVH, translated from the coding sequence ATGAATCAGCAGCCATTTCTGCGCATTTTCACGGCGCCGGCGACGCTCTGTGCGATCGGGTTCCTCGCGGCGATGGTTGCGGTTCTGCAATACAGCCTCAGGGCCTACGTGCCGGGATCGCTCGACCCCGGCGGGTTCACGCTGGGGAATTTCGCCGACCTTCTGAAACCGCTTTACGCGCGCGTGTTTCTCGATACCGTCGTCGTGTGCGCGATGACCGCGGTCGTGACGCTGATCGTCGGATATCCGCTGGCCTATGCGCTTGTGCGCGTCGAACAGCCGATCCTCCGCTCCATTCTCCTCGTGATTGTCGTGACGCCGCTGTTTCTGGGCGAGGTCGTTCGCACTTATGCGTGGATCATCGTCCTGGGCAACAATGGGTTCATCAATTCCTTGCTGATGTCGCTCGGCCTTGTCGGCAAGCCGCTCCAGCTGATGTTCACGCCATTCGGCGTTGTGGTTGCTCTCGTGCATGTCACGCTGCCGGTCATGGTCATCATGTTGGCCGCCGGATTGTCCCATATCGACCGCGACTATTCCCGAGCGGCTGAAAGCCTGGGAGCCGGTCCTATTCGCGTGTTCCTGACCGTGACATTGCCGCTGTCCTTGCCCGGCGTGGTCGCCGGCACCACGACGGCATTCGCCTGGACGTTCTCGGCATTCGCCACGCCGCAGCTGATCGGTGGCGGCCGCGTCAATATGATCTCCAATCTGGTCTACCAGCCCGGATTTTCGAGCTTCAACTTTCCCTTCGCCGCGACATTGTGCGTGGCCGGGCTGGCTTTGACCGCCCTCGTGCTTGGACTGCTTCAGCTTGCTTCCCGGCCGCTTCAGAAGATCGAGGTGCATTGA
- a CDS encoding molecular chaperone: MGIAMHQNSTLLAAFAASLACMEVAHATALRVEPVLLELNAPAAAASLTLRNDEDADVEVQTRVLRWSQSDGKESLEPTTDVVASPPAVRMAPHSDYVVRVVRVSKQPVNGEESYRVIVDQLPRAGGSQGRSVNLLVRQSIPAFFRSREFSRPQVNWALRTEAGQLTVVTSNAGDERLRIANLRLRDSSGATLSFGNGLLGYVLGHSSMSWATPKYPRGFGSGGSISVTAETDKGQTHAVIESPTRR; this comes from the coding sequence TTGGGCATCGCGATGCATCAAAATTCGACTCTACTGGCCGCGTTTGCTGCAAGCCTGGCATGCATGGAGGTTGCCCATGCCACCGCGCTTCGCGTTGAACCCGTTCTCCTAGAACTGAATGCGCCGGCGGCGGCGGCTTCCCTGACGCTGCGCAATGACGAAGATGCCGACGTCGAGGTCCAGACCCGCGTGCTTCGCTGGTCGCAGTCCGACGGCAAGGAGAGTCTTGAACCGACAACCGATGTGGTGGCATCACCTCCGGCCGTCAGGATGGCACCTCATTCAGACTACGTCGTGCGGGTTGTGCGGGTGTCGAAACAGCCGGTCAATGGCGAAGAAAGCTATCGTGTCATCGTCGACCAATTGCCGCGAGCGGGCGGCAGCCAGGGTCGCAGCGTCAATCTTTTGGTACGACAGTCGATCCCGGCATTTTTTCGTAGCCGCGAGTTCAGTCGGCCACAAGTTAACTGGGCGCTCCGTACTGAAGCTGGCCAACTAACCGTCGTGACCAGCAATGCCGGCGACGAGCGGCTACGCATCGCAAACCTGCGGCTTAGGGATTCTTCGGGAGCTACCTTGTCCTTTGGCAACGGTCTCCTCGGCTATGTCCTCGGACATTCCTCCATGAGTTGGGCCACGCCGAAATATCCTCGCGGCTTTGGATCTGGCGGATCCATCTCCGTCACGGCGGAAACGGACAAGGGCCAGACTCATGCGGTTATTGAGTCGCCGACTCGGCGGTAG